DNA from Streptomyces sp. Edi4:
AGGGGTGCCCGGGCTCGCGTCCCGCCTCGGCTACAGCGCCCGGCAGATCGAGCGCCAGCTGCTCGCCGAGCTGGGAGCCGGCCCCCTGGCCCTGGCAAGGGCGCAGCGTGCCCAGACCGCGCGGCTCCTCATCGAGACGACCCCGCTGCCCATGGCCGAGGTCGCCTTCGCCGCCGGGTTCTCCTCGATCCGTACGTTCAACGACACCGTGCGGGAAGTCTTCGCGCTCGCCCCGACCGAGCTGCGGACCCGCGCCGCGCGAGGCATCGCCCGCCAGACGCCGGGGGCGATCACCCTGCGGTTGCCCTTCCGGGCTCCACTGACCCCGGACAACCTGTTCGGCCACCTCGCCGCGACGGGCGTACCCGGCGTGGAGGAGTGGCGGAACAGCTCGTTCCGCCGCACCTTGACCCTCCCGTACGGGCACGGAATCGCCGAGCTCACCCCGGGGCCCGAGCACATCGGCTGCGTACTGCACCTCACGGACCTGCGCGATCTGACCATCGCCATCAGCAGGTGCCGCTGGATGCTCGACCTGGACGCCGACCCGGTCGCCGTGGACGACCGGCTGCGCACCGACCCGCTGCTCGCGCCGCTGGTCGCCAAGGCGCCGGGGCGGCGGGTGCCACGCACGGTGGACGCCGCCGAGTTCGCTGTGCGCGCCGTGCTCGGCCAGCAGGTCTCGACGGCCGCCGCCCGCACCCACGCGGCGCGTCTGGTGGCGGCGCACGGTCACCCCGTCCACGATCCGGCGGGCGGTCTCACCCACCTCTTTCCGACCCCGGCCCAGCTCTCGGAGATCGACCCGGAGTCCCTGGCCCTGCCGCGCAGCCGTCGTACCACCTTGACCACCCTCGTCGCCGCCCTCGCCGACGGCACCCTCAAGCTCGGCCTCGACAGCGACTGGGATCTGGCCCGCGCCCAGCTCAGGACGCTGCCGGGCTTCGGACCCTGGACCATCGAGGCGATCGCGATGCGGGCGCTCGGCGACCCGGACGCGTTCCTGCCCACCGACCTCGGCATGCGCCGGGCCGCCCAGCACCTCGGCCTGCCGGCCACCCCCGCCGCGCTCACCGCCCGCGCCGCCGCCTGGCGTCCCTGGCGGGCCTACGCCGTCCAGTACCTCTGGGCGACCGAGGACCACGCCATCAACTACCTTCCCGCATAGGGAAGTCGAGGATCGACGGAGTCAGCCGTGCGCATCACCCACACCCTCATCGACAGCCCCTACGGCCCGCTCACCCTCGTCGCCGCCGACGGCGTCCTGAGCCGCCTCTACATGGAGAACCAGCGTCACCGCCCGCCGCAGGAGACCTTCGGCGAGCGAGGTGACGGCGGCCCCTTCCCCGGGGCTATCGCTCAGCTCCAGGCGTACTTCGCGGGTGAACTGACCGAATTCACGATGGAGTTGAGCCTGCTGGGCACCCCCTTCCAGCAGCGCGTCTGGCGCGGGCTCCAACGGATCCCGTACGGCGAGACCCGCACCTACGGCGAACTCGCCGAAGCCCTCGGCAGCCCGGGCGCATCCCGCGCGGTGGGCCTGGCCAACGGCAAGAACCCGGTGGGCATCATCGTGCCCTGCCACCGCGTCATCGGCGCCAACGGCAGCCTCACCGGCTACGGCGGCGGCCTGGAGCGCAAACAGCGGTTGCTCGCGTTCGAACGCGGCGCGGCGAGGGAGGACGTGCTCTTCTAGCCGAACGTGCGCAGGAGCCGGGGGCAGCGCGCTGCCTTTGGGCTCTACCCGTGGCCTGCGCCTCCTTGGGCCGCGGCTTTCACTTCGGCGACGAAGCCCCGCAGTATCTGTGACCGGTGGCCCTCCGGCAGGGACGCCAGCGCCTTACGTGCCATGTCGAGCCCTGGACC
Protein-coding regions in this window:
- a CDS encoding AlkA N-terminal domain-containing protein, encoding MHTDTERCVRAVQSKDARFDGWFFTAVLTTRIYCRPSCPVVPPKVENMTFYPSAAACQQAGFRACKRCRPDTTPGSPEWNARADTVARAMRLIRDGVVDREGVPGLASRLGYSARQIERQLLAELGAGPLALARAQRAQTARLLIETTPLPMAEVAFAAGFSSIRTFNDTVREVFALAPTELRTRAARGIARQTPGAITLRLPFRAPLTPDNLFGHLAATGVPGVEEWRNSSFRRTLTLPYGHGIAELTPGPEHIGCVLHLTDLRDLTIAISRCRWMLDLDADPVAVDDRLRTDPLLAPLVAKAPGRRVPRTVDAAEFAVRAVLGQQVSTAAARTHAARLVAAHGHPVHDPAGGLTHLFPTPAQLSEIDPESLALPRSRRTTLTTLVAALADGTLKLGLDSDWDLARAQLRTLPGFGPWTIEAIAMRALGDPDAFLPTDLGMRRAAQHLGLPATPAALTARAAAWRPWRAYAVQYLWATEDHAINYLPA
- a CDS encoding methylated-DNA--[protein]-cysteine S-methyltransferase, which gives rise to MRITHTLIDSPYGPLTLVAADGVLSRLYMENQRHRPPQETFGERGDGGPFPGAIAQLQAYFAGELTEFTMELSLLGTPFQQRVWRGLQRIPYGETRTYGELAEALGSPGASRAVGLANGKNPVGIIVPCHRVIGANGSLTGYGGGLERKQRLLAFERGAAREDVLF